A region of Liolophura sinensis isolate JHLJ2023 chromosome 8, CUHK_Ljap_v2, whole genome shotgun sequence DNA encodes the following proteins:
- the LOC135473894 gene encoding protein mab-21-like 2, producing the protein MYSDGLGALDLPDMMAAQSKLLYQLNKFNSDRVQTRKGSIAKTVREVCKVVQDVLKEVEVQEPRFISSLTETNGRYEGVEVISPTEFEVVLYLNQMGVFNFVDDGTIPGCAVLKLSDGRKRSMSLWVEFITASGYLSARKIRSRFQTLVAQACDKCSYRDIVKMVADTTEVKLRIRERLVVQITPAFRCGGIWPRSGAHWPIPHIPWPNPNLVAEVKTEGFDLLSKESIYMKDKQSAAEGDAWVISFKYAEDRLLYGGSRRKVLSLLKTLRDRHLDVPSQPILNYHMKTLTLYECEKHPREVEWDESCIGDRINGILLQMISCLQNRRCPHYFLPNLDLFKGKSTSAMDTAAKQAWRILRELLTNPRSLEKL; encoded by the coding sequence ATGTATTCTGATGGGCTGGGTGCCTTGGACCTGCCTGACATGATGGCAGCCCAGTCCAAACTCCTGTACCAGCTCAACAAGTTCAACTCTGACCGGGTGCAAACTCGCAAGGGCAGCATCGCCAAGACGGTCCGAGAAGTCTGTAAGGTGGTTCAAGACGTCCTGAAGGAAGTGGAGGTCCAGGAGCCAAGGTTTATTAGTTCTTTGACGGAGACTAACGGTCGCTACGAGGGGGTGGAAGTCATCTCCCCCACTGAGTTTGAGGTCGTGCTCTACCTGAACCAAATGGGGGTGTTTAATTTCGTGGACGACGGCACGATCCCGGGATGTGCCGTCCTCAAGCTCAGCGACGGCCGAAAGCGGTCCATGTCGCTCTGGGTGGAGTTTATCACGGCCTCCGGATACTTGTCAGCCAGGAAGATTCGCTCGCGTTTTCAAACTCTTGTAGCACAAGCATGTGACAAATGCTCATACCGAGATATTGTGAAAATGGTCGCCGACACAACGGAGGTCAAGTTACGTATTAGGGAGAGATTGGTAGTGCAGATAACCCCGGCTTTCCGATGCGGTGGCATCTGGCCACGCAGCGGGGCGCACTGGCCCATCCCTCACATTCCATGGCCGAATCCTAACCTTGTGGCCGAAGTGAAAACTGAAGGTTTTGACTTGCTatcaaaagaaagtatatacatgaaagATAAACAGTCGGCTGCCGAAGGCGATGCTTGGGTCATTTCTTTTAAGTATGCCGAGGACAGGCTTTTATACGGCGGTTCCCGGAGGAAAGTTCTGAGTCTTCTGAAGACGTTACGGGACCGTCACCTGGACGTACCATCGCAGCCAATACTCAACTACCACATGAAAACACTAACTCTTTATGAATGTGAAAAGCATCCACGAGAGGTGGAGTGGGACGAGTCATGTATAGGGGACAGAATTAACGGTATACTCCTTCAGATGATCTCTTGTCTGCAGAACAGGCGCTGTCCACATTACTTTCTGCCCAACCTGGACCTATTTAAGGGGAAGTCTACCTCTGCCATGGACACTGCGGCCAAACAGGCCTGGCGGATTCTAAGAGAACTTTTAACAAATCCCCGAAGTTTAGAGAAATTATGA